From Rhea pennata isolate bPtePen1 chromosome 26, bPtePen1.pri, whole genome shotgun sequence, the proteins below share one genomic window:
- the LOC134151110 gene encoding feather beta keratin-like, which translates to MTQLLFAVLQHSETFPKHHDAFKAFKRGLAVTFASSLSTCESAGKLLPTYGVTLGLGRCRSSIKAGQTPHSLSHFSRLHLLGNQVHLPPSDMSCYNPCVPCQPSGPAPLASSCNEPCVRQCQDSTVVIQPSAVVVTLPGPILSSFPQSTAVGSSTSAAVGSILSSQGVPISSGGFSLSGIGGRYGGSRCLPC; encoded by the exons ATGACACAACTGCTGTTTGCTGTCCTCCAGCACTCAGAAACCTTCCCCAAGCACCACGATGCTTTCAAAGCTTTCAAGCGAGGCCTTGCAGTGACAttcgccagctccctcagcactt GTGAGTCTGCTGGCAAATTACTGCCCACGTACGGGGTGACTCTGGGCCTGGGGCGGTGCAGGAGCTCTATAAAAGCCGGCCAAACTCCCCACTCGCTCAGCCACTTCTCTCGCCTCCACCTCCTTGGGAACCAG GTGCACCTCCCACCCTCAGACATGTCCTGCTACAACCCATGCGTGCCATGCCAGCCCAGCGGGCCAGCCCCGCTGGCCAGCAGCTGCAATGAGCCCTGTGTtaggcagtgccaggactccACCGTTGTCATCCAACCCTCTGCCGTGGTGGTGACCCTGCCCGGccccatcctcagctccttcccgcAGAGCACCGCCGTGGGATCCAGCACCTCTGCTGCCGTTGgcagcatcctcagctctcAGGGAGTCCCCATCTCCTCCGGAGGCTTCAGCCTCTCTGGCATCGGCGGCCGTTACGGTGGCTCCAGGTGCCTGCCCTGCTAA
- the LOC134151111 gene encoding uncharacterized protein LOC134151111: protein MRRLALELMRRRPRVLADRIEGYRESGPTSPQAHSLVSLKGRGGPGRLPMPGKCESAGKLLPTYGVTLGLGRCRSSIKAGQTPHSLSHFSRLHLLGNQVHLPPSDMSCYNPCVPCQPSGPAPLASSCNEPCVRQCQDSTVVIQPSAVVVTLPGPILSSFPQSTAVGSSTSAAVGSILSSQGVPISSGGFSLSGFGGRFGGSRCLPC, encoded by the exons ATGAGACGACTGGCTTTGGAGTTGATGCGCAGACGCCCACGGGTCCTAGCGGACCGCATAGAAGGGTACCGAGAGAGCGGACCGACGTCTCCCCAGGCCCACTCTCTAGTGTCCTTGAAAGGTCGTGGGGGTCCGGGCAGGCTCCCGATGCCTGGCAAAT GTGAGTCTGCTGGCAAATTACTGCCCACGTACGGGGTGACTCTGGGCCTGGGGCGGTGCAGGAGCTCTATAAAAGCCGGCCAAACTCCCCACTCGCTCAGCCACTTCTCTCGCCTCCACCTCCTTGGGAACCAG GTGCACCTCCCACCTTCAGACATGTCCTGCTACAACCCATGCGTGCCATGCCAGCCCAGCGGGCCAGCCCCGCTGGCCAGCAGCTGCAATGAGCCCTGTGTtaggcagtgccaggactccACCGTTGTCATCCAACCCTCTGCCGTGGTGGTGACCCTGCCCGGccccatcctcagctccttcccgcAGAGCACCGCCGTGGGATCCAGCACCTCTGCTGCCGTTGgcagcatcctcagctctcAGGGAGTCCCCATCTCCTCCGGAGGCTTCAGCCTCTCTGGCTTCGGCGGCCGTTTCGGTGGCTCCAGGTGCCTGCCCTGCTAA